From Actinosynnema mirum DSM 43827, a single genomic window includes:
- a CDS encoding siphovirus ReqiPepy6 Gp37-like family protein, which yields MDPQVQERDVTPQVWMIDPTGARRGLLTYSSLTAVERWLGVGTYRVAAPLTQQSVMAAAAGWRLAIVGGDGRPVMAGPVVEPEVSYGQDSGGRVVPTVVYAGEDDMCWLRDRAARPVPLNTLATQTEAYDVRVGQASGVIRQYVELNAGPSARPERRVPGLTLDLDSDPGAGGVVTGRARFQSVLELCAGLADGAGIGFRVISDASATKRFQVVVPRDLRGPARFSIGLRNINMLKWRLRAPKATHVVGGGRGEEEAREFIEAANEEQGLGWGRREDFFDFRSASSEDSSAELAEGTTRKLGESSATAQVQWVPVDTTALRYGRDYGLGDLVTIDVFGGVLQVQAAIREVEHRVTRQDGYRVLPRAGDIGASGTSLQRSIVDALTSRVSNLERTR from the coding sequence GTGGACCCCCAGGTACAGGAGCGCGACGTGACCCCGCAGGTGTGGATGATCGACCCGACCGGCGCCCGCCGCGGGCTGCTGACCTACAGCAGCCTCACCGCGGTCGAGCGGTGGCTCGGGGTCGGGACCTACCGGGTCGCCGCGCCCCTGACCCAGCAGTCGGTGATGGCGGCAGCGGCTGGGTGGCGGTTGGCCATCGTGGGCGGGGACGGGCGGCCGGTGATGGCGGGGCCGGTGGTGGAGCCGGAGGTGTCGTACGGGCAGGACTCGGGTGGCCGGGTGGTGCCGACCGTGGTGTACGCGGGCGAGGACGACATGTGCTGGCTGCGCGACCGCGCCGCGAGGCCGGTCCCGCTGAACACCCTGGCCACGCAGACCGAGGCGTACGACGTGCGGGTCGGCCAGGCCAGCGGGGTGATCCGGCAGTACGTCGAGCTCAACGCGGGGCCGAGCGCGCGCCCGGAGCGCCGCGTGCCGGGGCTGACGCTGGACCTGGACTCCGACCCCGGCGCGGGCGGCGTCGTGACCGGGCGCGCGCGGTTCCAGTCGGTGCTGGAGCTGTGCGCCGGGCTCGCGGACGGCGCGGGCATCGGGTTCCGGGTGATCAGCGACGCAAGCGCCACGAAGCGCTTTCAGGTCGTGGTCCCTCGCGACCTGCGCGGCCCAGCCAGGTTCAGCATCGGCTTGCGCAACATCAACATGCTGAAGTGGAGGCTCCGCGCCCCGAAGGCGACGCACGTCGTCGGCGGCGGACGCGGCGAGGAGGAGGCGCGGGAGTTCATCGAGGCCGCGAACGAGGAGCAGGGCTTGGGCTGGGGACGCAGGGAGGACTTCTTCGACTTCCGGTCGGCCAGCTCGGAGGACTCGTCGGCAGAGCTGGCCGAGGGCACGACCCGGAAGCTCGGGGAGTCGTCGGCGACGGCGCAGGTGCAGTGGGTGCCGGTCGACACCACCGCGCTGCGCTACGGGCGGGACTACGGCCTCGGCGACCTCGTCACGATCGACGTGTTCGGCGGCGTGCTGCAGGTGCAGGCGGCGATCCGGGAGGTCGAGCATCGGGTGACGCGGCAGGACGGGTACCGGGTGCTGCCGCGCGCGGGCGACATCGGCGCGTCCGGGACGAGCTTGCAGCGGTCCATCGTGGACGCGCTCACGTCGCGGGTGTCGAACCTGGAACGCACGAGGTGA
- a CDS encoding phage distal tail protein, translating to MGRQLTWISGASALGGSTSTVLTDRAAGHRVLKGVKNLNVAGVEYLTTEVPGLDGTQVTDLFAPPRVVQLPMEVHGATRMQFLARLRALELALDPAVPGELELMQADGRRFRLRARYLRGLEGSEDQDEGGDGRWARFVLSLYVEDPWWYAAEPIRVPFSYSAGGTFFPILPLVLSSSSINGAATLSNPGTVPSWPVWTATAPGSALTIANSRTGQQISVNGVIPAGRTLTIDTRLGAARVQLDDGTDWWPQLTGTPVFWPVPPGETPISVALVAAGPGSEVVCTWTPRYRSAT from the coding sequence GTGGGTAGGCAGTTGACGTGGATCTCCGGGGCCAGCGCGCTCGGCGGCAGCACGAGCACGGTGCTGACCGACCGGGCCGCCGGGCACCGCGTCCTCAAGGGCGTGAAGAACCTCAACGTCGCCGGGGTCGAGTACCTGACGACCGAGGTGCCCGGCCTCGACGGCACCCAGGTCACCGACCTGTTCGCGCCGCCGCGCGTGGTGCAGCTGCCGATGGAGGTCCACGGCGCGACCCGCATGCAGTTCCTCGCCCGCCTGCGCGCGCTGGAGCTGGCGCTCGACCCCGCCGTGCCGGGCGAGCTGGAGCTGATGCAGGCGGACGGGCGCCGGTTCCGGTTGCGGGCGCGGTACCTGCGCGGGCTGGAGGGCAGCGAGGACCAGGACGAGGGCGGCGACGGACGCTGGGCGCGGTTCGTCCTCAGCCTGTACGTCGAGGACCCGTGGTGGTACGCCGCCGAGCCGATCCGCGTGCCCTTCTCGTACAGCGCGGGGGGCACGTTCTTCCCGATCCTGCCCCTCGTCCTCTCCAGCTCCAGCATCAACGGCGCGGCCACGTTGTCCAACCCCGGCACCGTCCCCTCCTGGCCGGTGTGGACCGCCACCGCACCCGGCTCCGCACTCACCATCGCCAACTCCCGCACCGGCCAGCAGATCAGCGTCAACGGCGTCATCCCCGCCGGACGCACCCTCACCATCGACACCCGGCTAGGCGCCGCGCGCGTGCAGCTGGACGACGGCACGGACTGGTGGCCGCAGCTGACCGGCACCCCGGTGTTCTGGCCGGTACCGCCGGGCGAAACGCCGATCAGCGTCGCGCTGGTCGCGGCCGGGCCGGGCTCGGAGGTCGTCTGCACGTGGACCCCCAGGTACAGGAGCGCGACGTGA
- a CDS encoding DUF7426 family protein: protein MPTFPDLATFRSEMEGEPLVLPVNGVTYSFPASIPARTALALVTARAIAQRVTAGEMVDPAEIASNEAHAGQVLDDLLAPELDRMLANGLTQTDLNAVGETLMAWHMGGADMALNRWQGKLPGGDARPPALSASSQQPTSPSSSTRRQRKRSKTRQNRV, encoded by the coding sequence GTGCCCACCTTCCCCGACCTGGCCACGTTCCGCTCCGAGATGGAGGGCGAGCCGCTGGTCCTGCCCGTCAACGGCGTGACCTACAGCTTCCCGGCCTCGATCCCCGCGCGCACCGCGCTCGCGCTGGTCACCGCCCGCGCGATAGCGCAGCGCGTCACCGCAGGCGAGATGGTCGACCCCGCCGAGATCGCCAGCAACGAAGCCCACGCCGGGCAGGTACTCGACGACCTCCTCGCCCCGGAACTGGACCGGATGCTCGCCAACGGCCTCACCCAGACCGACCTGAACGCGGTCGGCGAGACCCTGATGGCCTGGCACATGGGCGGCGCCGACATGGCGCTGAACCGCTGGCAGGGCAAGCTGCCGGGTGGTGATGCCCGCCCCCCAGCCCTCTCCGCGTCGAGTCAGCAGCCGACATCCCCGAGTTCATCGACGCGGCGACAGCGGAAGCGCTCCAAGACGCGGCAGAACCGCGTCTGA
- a CDS encoding phage tail tube protein, with the protein MTTPLKKRAVNKWRLEVDTGSSGTPTWTVVKGLTKLEPTISPTEVDTSDFDSEGWSDSLTTFRSWTVAIEGFDGFTGTDASPVDDPGQVALKAKGVLTAYEAYADVRFYRTDTKKGFSGRVSVNWSGAGGDLKGVEPFKCSLTGAGKLTPITVTTT; encoded by the coding sequence ATGACCACGCCGCTCAAGAAGCGGGCCGTCAACAAGTGGCGGCTGGAGGTCGACACCGGGTCCAGCGGCACGCCGACCTGGACCGTCGTCAAGGGCCTCACCAAGCTGGAGCCCACCATCTCCCCGACCGAGGTCGACACCAGCGACTTCGACTCGGAGGGCTGGTCGGACTCCCTGACCACGTTCCGCTCATGGACCGTGGCCATCGAGGGCTTCGACGGCTTCACCGGCACCGACGCCTCGCCGGTGGACGACCCCGGCCAGGTCGCCCTCAAGGCCAAGGGCGTGCTCACCGCGTACGAGGCGTACGCGGACGTGCGGTTCTACCGCACCGACACGAAGAAGGGCTTCTCCGGCCGCGTCTCCGTGAACTGGTCCGGCGCGGGCGGCGACCTCAAGGGCGTCGAGCCGTTCAAGTGCTCCCTCACCGGCGCAGGCAAGCTCACCCCCATCACCGTCACCACCACCTGA
- a CDS encoding minor capsid protein: MTPAADALVVLSKALALHLAEAGLVRFPPASPGAGVPCYVEDFPVRDAPDALVLVRLEQGFPSTDLSGYDTPELRVLVRTAATAGWSAGYELAARIRRAVVGARQQTWAAGTDDEVVVLACDANDAGPVREGTDPAGRPVWAVSITINCLEATA, from the coding sequence GTGACACCGGCGGCCGACGCTCTGGTCGTGCTGTCGAAGGCGCTCGCGCTGCACCTCGCCGAGGCGGGGCTGGTCCGGTTCCCACCGGCCAGCCCCGGCGCTGGCGTGCCTTGCTACGTCGAGGACTTCCCGGTCCGGGACGCCCCCGACGCCCTCGTGCTCGTGCGCTTGGAGCAGGGCTTCCCGTCCACCGACCTGTCCGGCTACGACACCCCGGAGTTGCGCGTGCTCGTGCGCACGGCGGCCACCGCAGGGTGGTCGGCCGGGTACGAACTGGCGGCGCGCATCCGGCGCGCGGTCGTGGGGGCGCGGCAGCAGACGTGGGCGGCCGGTACCGACGACGAGGTCGTGGTGCTGGCGTGCGACGCCAACGACGCGGGCCCGGTGCGTGAAGGCACCGACCCGGCGGGCCGACCGGTGTGGGCGGTCTCGATCACCATCAACTGCCTGGAGGCAACCGCATGA
- a CDS encoding SGNH/GDSL hydrolase family protein: MRASLTAWRQALAFRSIEPVRVVCIGSSTTAGLNATAPDRRYSTALGHAIRARLGATGGTYLRGIDTAWSTTGTTTDVGRGLGLHSRSLAVGATMTTPSATCSGWTIYFEQGGTSGAFTYAIDGGSATTVTPDTTNSQIRHDGSVYVSAGSLGAHTLTITATAATVISGVYTHVNDQTSGVQVFNSGSSGTSSADWTGTGSPFLTHLSRISALDPALLIIMIGSNDSTGVDPALYRERVREQVLKTRAACPTATSVLLVHSFGRLDLPNPPWPWAAYGRALTDLAKDLPDTDVLDLTAHYPTSQINDTADLLSSDGIHASDRGHALLAELVATHLTTSSPASTPSSAGLRAASTPGTDPAALPGLVSAWRSSDLPNSAASALPSWAPYAGVQSAPLAQATGAKQPSVVASAFGAGTTIPVVRFSAAAAQVMQTAAWSQQYPVPLTILLVAKPSSTNYTLFSGTSGAFVYLGQSATPEMMVLGAGAASEAQVFTGQGRWRALGVAFNGANTLFAAHDIAPVVVTTGTSSAAKLGQFTLNGNSSGSLNGNVDVAEVLVFDRALTERQLTAALDVLAARYGLTTPSPSSAPVVPTSGTPVPNTSSGPVTVAVSGGTVTDIVIGGRSTALTGGTITLPAGSTIALIYTGPAPTWRWSS; this comes from the coding sequence ATGAGGGCCTCCCTCACGGCGTGGCGGCAGGCCCTCGCCTTCCGCTCCATCGAGCCGGTGCGCGTCGTGTGCATCGGCAGCAGCACCACCGCCGGGCTCAACGCCACCGCCCCGGACCGCCGCTACTCGACCGCGCTGGGCCACGCCATCCGGGCGCGGCTCGGCGCGACCGGCGGCACCTACCTGCGCGGCATCGACACGGCCTGGTCGACCACCGGCACCACGACGGACGTCGGCCGGGGCCTCGGCCTGCACTCGCGGTCGCTCGCGGTCGGCGCGACCATGACCACGCCCTCGGCGACCTGCTCGGGCTGGACGATCTACTTCGAGCAGGGCGGCACCAGCGGCGCGTTCACCTACGCCATCGACGGCGGCTCGGCGACCACCGTCACCCCCGACACCACGAACAGCCAGATCAGGCACGACGGGTCGGTGTACGTCAGCGCGGGCAGCCTCGGCGCGCACACCCTGACCATCACCGCCACCGCCGCGACCGTGATCAGCGGCGTCTACACCCACGTCAACGACCAGACCAGCGGCGTGCAGGTGTTCAATTCCGGCAGCAGCGGCACCAGCAGCGCGGACTGGACCGGCACCGGCAGCCCGTTCCTCACCCACCTGTCCCGGATCTCCGCGCTCGACCCCGCGCTGCTCATCATCATGATCGGCAGCAACGACAGCACCGGCGTCGACCCCGCGCTCTACCGCGAGCGCGTCCGCGAGCAGGTCCTCAAGACCCGCGCCGCCTGCCCCACCGCGACCAGCGTGCTGCTCGTGCACAGCTTCGGCCGCCTCGACCTCCCAAACCCACCCTGGCCCTGGGCCGCCTACGGCCGCGCCCTCACCGACCTCGCCAAGGACCTCCCCGACACCGACGTCCTCGACCTCACCGCCCACTACCCCACCAGCCAGATCAACGACACCGCCGACCTGCTCAGCAGCGACGGCATCCACGCCAGCGACCGCGGCCACGCCCTCCTCGCTGAACTCGTCGCCACGCACCTCACCACCAGCAGCCCGGCCAGCACGCCGAGCAGCGCGGGACTGCGCGCGGCCAGCACGCCCGGCACGGACCCGGCCGCGCTGCCCGGTCTCGTCTCCGCCTGGCGCTCCTCGGACCTGCCGAACAGCGCGGCCAGCGCGCTCCCCTCGTGGGCGCCGTACGCCGGGGTGCAGTCCGCGCCACTGGCGCAGGCGACCGGCGCGAAGCAACCGTCCGTGGTCGCGTCGGCGTTCGGCGCGGGCACCACCATCCCCGTGGTCAGGTTCAGCGCGGCGGCTGCGCAGGTCATGCAGACCGCCGCCTGGTCGCAGCAGTACCCGGTCCCCCTCACCATCCTCCTCGTGGCCAAGCCCAGCAGCACCAACTACACCCTCTTCAGCGGCACCAGCGGCGCGTTCGTCTACCTCGGCCAGTCCGCCACCCCGGAGATGATGGTCCTCGGCGCGGGCGCCGCGTCCGAGGCGCAGGTGTTCACCGGGCAGGGCCGCTGGCGTGCGCTCGGCGTCGCGTTCAACGGCGCGAACACGCTGTTCGCCGCGCACGACATCGCGCCGGTCGTCGTCACCACCGGCACCAGCAGCGCCGCCAAGCTCGGCCAGTTCACCCTGAACGGCAACAGCAGCGGCTCCCTGAACGGGAACGTCGACGTCGCCGAGGTGCTCGTCTTCGACCGGGCGCTCACCGAGCGGCAGTTGACCGCCGCGCTCGACGTGCTGGCCGCTCGGTACGGGCTCACTACCCCGAGCCCGAGTAGCGCGCCCGTGGTGCCCACGAGCGGCACTCCGGTCCCCAACACCAGCAGCGGCCCGGTCACCGTGGCGGTCAGCGGCGGCACCGTCACCGACATCGTCATCGGCGGCCGATCCACCGCCCTCACCGGCGGCACCATCACCCTCCCCGCGGGCAGCACCATCGCCCTGATCTACACCGGGCCCGCCCCGACCTGGAGGTGGTCCTCGTGA
- a CDS encoding SU10 major capsid protein: MAGITGMGTTFNLPNYHGELFGLTPEDTPLLSAIGGLGSGSEITSKEWEWQAYDLRDPAQRVALEGQTAPTGEARVRTNFSNVVQIVHERVSTSYTKQAAIGQFAANSAPISGANPITDEHDWQVTQAVKQIARDVNWTCINGQYAKPSDNSSPRKTRGLMQAVSAANTVDRGSNVATGASSVTDTITPASAHSLSVGDVVFFTRTGDATGITTGRPYWVQSVSTTVSFKVAASKGGTALTVGSSTANIDYHSVASSATVLSVDDVNVFAQRVWDGGGLTDGLGVFLCNSSQKIALSKAYADAYGKAVPVTQGEKVGGVVVERLLTDFGPINIMVDRAMPQDALLLTSLSQLKLQFLLIPGKGSFFEEPLAKTGASEDTQIYGEVGLEYGSPLAHGVLRGLPFRGM, from the coding sequence ATGGCCGGAATCACCGGCATGGGCACCACCTTCAACCTGCCCAACTACCACGGCGAACTGTTCGGCCTCACCCCCGAGGACACGCCGCTGCTGTCCGCCATCGGCGGCCTGGGCAGCGGCAGCGAGATCACCTCCAAGGAGTGGGAGTGGCAGGCGTACGACCTGCGCGACCCGGCGCAGCGCGTCGCCCTGGAGGGGCAGACCGCGCCGACCGGCGAGGCCCGCGTCCGCACGAACTTCTCCAACGTGGTGCAGATCGTGCACGAGCGGGTCAGCACCTCCTACACCAAGCAGGCCGCGATCGGACAGTTCGCGGCGAACAGCGCACCGATCTCCGGCGCGAACCCCATCACCGACGAGCACGACTGGCAGGTCACCCAGGCGGTCAAGCAGATCGCCCGCGACGTCAACTGGACCTGCATCAACGGCCAGTACGCCAAGCCGAGCGACAACAGCTCGCCGCGCAAGACCCGCGGGCTCATGCAGGCAGTCAGTGCCGCGAACACCGTCGACCGGGGCAGCAACGTCGCGACGGGCGCGTCCTCGGTGACGGACACGATCACCCCGGCCAGCGCGCACTCGCTCAGCGTGGGCGACGTCGTGTTCTTCACCCGCACCGGCGACGCCACCGGCATCACCACCGGCCGCCCCTACTGGGTCCAGTCGGTCAGCACCACGGTGTCGTTCAAGGTCGCGGCCAGCAAGGGCGGCACGGCGCTGACGGTCGGCAGCTCGACGGCGAACATCGACTACCACTCGGTGGCGTCCTCGGCGACGGTGCTGTCCGTGGACGACGTCAACGTCTTCGCCCAGCGGGTCTGGGACGGCGGCGGCCTGACCGACGGCCTGGGCGTGTTCCTGTGCAACAGCTCCCAGAAGATCGCGCTGTCCAAGGCGTACGCCGACGCCTACGGCAAGGCCGTCCCGGTCACCCAGGGCGAGAAGGTCGGCGGCGTCGTCGTCGAGCGCCTGCTGACCGACTTCGGGCCGATCAACATCATGGTCGACCGGGCGATGCCGCAGGACGCGCTGCTGCTGACCTCGCTCAGCCAGCTCAAGCTCCAGTTCCTCCTCATCCCCGGCAAGGGCTCCTTCTTCGAGGAGCCGCTGGCCAAGACCGGCGCGTCCGAGGACACGCAGATCTACGGCGAGGTCGGACTGGAGTACGGGTCGCCGCTCGCGCACGGCGTGCTGCGCGGCCTCCCGTTCCGGGGGATGTGA
- a CDS encoding phage minor capsid protein: protein MRGVDPEAAYRTMKTLTSVWEVASERMLGVVARRLARGVTEPGWAESKSREVLLVRAELQAVVARYLADGMEAEAQAALDAAYGIGERVAEQLGEVAATTNPDRVTALVTRFVGQLQGTVVPVIRAHEDVYQRAIQDSESLMATGTIVRREAVAQAVADLVQAGEERFVDRSGRRWHLDAYVRMAGRTAAAQSAVEGQLDGLVARGRDLVVISDSPRECRKCQPWEGKLLSITGGTAIGSEVDGHRVAGTVEEAREGGLWHPNCTHRADVFTPGFTRVPVARENPEGYREQQRLRKYERELRDLKRGLSAVEELGDTQVGRAYRREIRAHTARLAAYAEATGQLRRRERERPVG from the coding sequence GTGCGCGGGGTCGACCCGGAGGCCGCGTACCGCACGATGAAGACGCTGACCTCGGTGTGGGAGGTGGCGTCGGAGCGGATGCTCGGCGTCGTCGCCCGCAGGCTCGCGCGCGGCGTGACCGAGCCCGGCTGGGCCGAGTCCAAAAGCCGCGAGGTGCTGCTCGTGCGCGCCGAACTCCAGGCCGTCGTCGCCCGGTACCTGGCGGACGGGATGGAGGCGGAGGCGCAGGCCGCGCTGGACGCCGCGTACGGCATCGGCGAGCGCGTCGCCGAGCAGCTGGGCGAGGTCGCCGCCACCACCAACCCCGACCGGGTCACCGCGCTGGTCACCCGGTTCGTCGGGCAACTCCAGGGCACGGTGGTGCCGGTGATCCGCGCGCACGAGGACGTCTACCAGCGCGCCATCCAGGACAGCGAGTCGCTGATGGCGACCGGGACGATCGTCCGCCGCGAGGCTGTCGCGCAGGCGGTGGCCGACCTCGTGCAGGCCGGAGAGGAGCGGTTCGTCGACCGGTCCGGGCGCCGGTGGCATCTGGACGCCTACGTGCGGATGGCGGGGCGCACCGCGGCGGCGCAGTCGGCGGTGGAGGGGCAGCTGGACGGGCTGGTGGCGCGCGGTCGGGACCTGGTGGTGATCTCGGACAGCCCGCGCGAGTGCCGGAAGTGCCAGCCGTGGGAGGGCAAGCTCCTGAGCATCACCGGCGGCACAGCGATCGGCTCCGAGGTGGACGGGCACAGGGTCGCGGGCACGGTGGAGGAGGCGCGGGAGGGCGGCCTGTGGCACCCGAACTGCACGCATCGCGCCGACGTGTTCACGCCGGGCTTCACGCGGGTCCCGGTCGCGCGGGAGAACCCGGAGGGCTACCGGGAGCAGCAGCGGCTGCGGAAGTACGAGCGGGAGCTGCGCGACCTGAAGCGGGGCCTGAGCGCGGTGGAGGAGTTGGGAGACACGCAGGTGGGGCGGGCGTACCGGCGGGAGATCCGGGCGCACACGGCGCGGCTGGCTGCGTACGCGGAGGCGACGGGGCAGCTGCGGCGCAGGGAGCGTGAGCGGCCGGTGGGCTAG